A window from Salvia miltiorrhiza cultivar Shanhuang (shh) chromosome 2, IMPLAD_Smil_shh, whole genome shotgun sequence encodes these proteins:
- the LOC131013103 gene encoding pollen receptor-like kinase 3 — MAIISVLGSSIFLCIFLVISPPTLCISESEALLKLKKSFANSSSLDSWKPGTEPCAANAQWIGIICANGLVSSLRLKNLGLSGEIDVESLASLPGLRSVGFVSNSFTGPIPNFHRMVLLKGLYLSRNQFSGEIAADYFKPMAGLKKVWLSGNRFSGRIPASLFQLSHLMELRLDNNQFSGGLPLPELPALVFLDVSNNNLEGEIPPGLMRFGANTFKGNPGLCGSDEACDPSAMSTDPGMSSTHMSLFMWFMVAAALMFLVMVIGIFAMKRRQESGDDDIDECPSFHISSVRRTDGVVCRGEGIALGPPQCSVQSVSGRKGSRKYGKGMEIVMINDEKGEFTMQDLMKSTAEVLSNGASSCSYKAVMLTGMTVVVKRIKENAKIGKEQFDGEMRRLGCLKHENVSTPLAYHFRRDEKLLVSDYKPKGSLLYALHGDRGSSRSELDWSARLKIVQGIARGLAYLHAELSSLDLPHGNLKSSNVLLSQENEPLLTDYGLCLVISSCLAAQTLAAYKAPEAILDHHISPKCDVYCLGIIILEVLTGKFPCQFVNNGEGGVDTVQLARSAIADENEHDLFDPHMEQTDKSKHEMKQLLHIGVACTEIKPEQRLDMTEALTRIEGITVEGRSHDQTTIQVEALSRDGSFREVVLSRDGSFREV; from the exons ATGGCCATAATCTCTGTTCTTGGTTCATCCatatttttatgcatttttCTGGTAATTTCTCCTCCAACACTTTGCATTTCTGAATCCGAAGCTCTCCTCAAACTCAAGAAATCCTTCGCCAATTCATCCTCTCTCGATTCATGGAAGCCCGGGACGGAACCCTGCGCAGCCAACGCGCAATGGATCGGCATAATCTGCGCCAACGGATTGGTCTCGAGCCTCAGGCTCAAGAACTTGGGCCTCTCCGGGGAGATAGATGTTGAGTCGCTGGCCTCACTTCCGGGCCTCAGAAGCGTTGGCTTCGTCTCGAATTCCTTCACGGGCCCTATCCCGAATTTCCATCGCATGGTGCTGCTCAAGGGATTGTACCTGTCTCGGAACCAGTTTTCAGGTGAGATTGCAGCCGACTATTTCAAACCCATGGCCGGCCTCAAGAAGGTTTGGTTGTCCGGGAACAGGTTTTCGGGCCGGATTCCAGCCTCGTTGTTTCAGCTGTCCCATCTGATGGAGCTACGCCTTGATAACAACCAGTTTTCAGGGGGCCTTCCCCTGCCCGAGCTGCCAGCTCTCGTGTTCTTGGATGTCTCGAATAATAACTTGGAAGGAGAGATCCCTCCGGGCCTGATGAGATTTGGGGCAAACACTTTCAAGGGTAATCCCGGGCTTTGTGGTAGCGATGAGGCCTGTGATCCCTCCGCCATGTCCACAGACCCCGGGATGAGTAGCACACACATGTCGCTTTTTATGTGGTTTATGGTGGCGGCAGCTCTCATGTTTTTGGTGATGGTGATTGGGATTTTCGCGATGAAGAGAAGGCAGGAGAGTGGTGATGATGATATAGATGAATGTCCTAGCTTCCACATATCAAGTGTTAGGAGGACTGATGGGGTGGTATGCAGGGGGGAGGGGATAGCCCTCGGCCCGCCCCAGTGTTCTGTTCAGTCCGTGTCCGGCCGCAAGGGGTCGAGGAAATATGGGAAAGGGATGGAGATAGTGATGATAAATGACGAGAAGGGTGAGTTCACCATGCAGGATCTCATGAAATCTACGGCTGAAGTGCTCTCAAACGGGGCGTCCAGCTGCTCGTACAAGGCCGTGATGCTCACTGGGATGACCGTCGTGGTGAAGAGGATCAAAGAAAATGCTAAGATTGGGAAGGAACAATTTGATGGTGAGATGAGAAGGCTTGGGTGTTTAAAGCATGAAAATGTGTCGACGCCTTTGGCTTATCACTTTCGTAGAGATGAGAAGCTTTTGGTGTCTGACTATAAACCTAAAGGCAGTCTGCTCTATGCATTGCACG GTGATCGCGGTAGCTCCCGTTCAGAGCTGGACTGGTCTGCAAGACTGAAGATAGTTCAAGGGATTGCCAGAGGGTTGGCTTATCTTCATGCCGAGCTCTCCTCGCTGGACTTGCCACACGGTAACCTAAAATCGAGCAACGTGCTTCTAAGTCAAGAAAACGAGCCTCTACTCACAGACTACGGGTTATGCCTAGTGATCAGCAGCTGCCTTGCTGCACAAACACTTGCAGCATACAAGGCTCCAGAAGCAATTTTGGATCACCACATTTCACCAAAATGCGACGTCTATTGCCTAGGAATCATCATTCTTGAAGTTCTTACTGGGAAATTCCCTTGTCAGTTTGTCAACAACGGAGAAGGTGGGGTAGATACAGTCCAATTGGCAAGATCAGCCATTGCTGATGAGAATGAGCATGATCTATTTGATCCGCACATGGAACAGACCGACAAGTCGAAACATGAGATGAAGCAGCTTCTCCACATCGGTGTAGCCTGCACGGAGATTAAACCCGAGCAGCGTTTGGACATGACAGAGGCCCTTACGCGGATAGAAGGGATAACGGTGGAGGGACGATCTCATGACCAAACGACCATCCAGGTCGAGGCCTTGTCGAGAGATGGGTCGTTCAGGGAGGTTGTGTTGTCGAGAGATGGGTCGTTCAGGGAGGTGTGA
- the LOC131013104 gene encoding uncharacterized protein LOC131013104 codes for MLRLSSATPILPVAAAAALLLLCALRIEASVHEYTGERFAAKGNAFVVHGGSEGIYASAPGLNESSPGDSFIRFEKITFQRPLDLSNFSSESIHAVVFEVDDRDTIGGSAYGGQRAVCCSADLAKLGVCKQGQIIYRPSTSNPGWPQVFGVSFEIDATDATLLPRSLQITKTGMYNLYFIHCDPRLKEVYVEGKSVWKNPTGYLPGRMAPLMKFYGFMSLAFVLLGVFWFSQYARFWREVLPLQNCITLVITLGMFEMALWYFDYAEFNETGTRPTGITLWAVTFGTVKRTVARLVILIVSMGYGVVRPTLGGLTSKVMLLGGTFFLASEVLEIIENVGTVSDRSGKARLFFVLPVAILDAFFILWIFTSLSSTLNKLQARRLTAKLDIYRKFTNALAVAVIVSVGWICYELYFKSNDVYNEQWQNAWIIPAFWQVLSFSLLCVICALWAPSQNSMRYAYSSEDAEEEFYKDDTLKLIKPSPLVPKDVRSPGLESPTSGNGSPHSDLEQEKTA; via the exons ATGCTGCGCTTGAGCTCCGCAACCCCCATTCTGCCCgtcgcggcggcggcggcgctgctTCTGCTCTGCGCTCTTCGCATTGAGGCGTCGGTGCACGAGTACACCGGGGAGAGATTCGCCGCCAAAGGAAATGCGTTCGTTGTTCACGGCGGCAGCGAGGGAATTTACGCTTCCGCCCCTGGACTCAACGAGTCCTCCCCCGGAGACTCTTTTATTCG atttgaaaagataacaTTTCAGAGGCCTCTGGACCTGTCCAATTTCAGCTCAGAATCTATTCATGCCGTTGTATTTGAGGTCGATGACAGGGACACAATTGGAGGTTCGGCATATGGAGGTCAGAGAGCTGTCTGCTGCTCAGCGGACCTTGCAAAACTTGGAGTCTGCAAACAAGGCCAAATCATTTACCGCCCTTCTACCAGTAATCCAGGTTGGCCACAAGTATTTGGCGTGTCATTTGAAATAGACGCAACAGACGCTACTCTGTTGCCAAGATCCCTGCAAATTACAAAAACTGGGATGTATAACCTGTATTTCATTCATTGTGATCCACGGCTTAAAGAGGTTTATGTTGAGGGGAAATCTGTTTGGAAAAATCCTACTGGTTACCTACCTGGTAGAATGGCTCCACTCATGAAATTCTATGGGTTCATGTCTCTCGCATTTGTGCTACTTGGTGTATTCTGGTTTTCACAGTATGCAAGATTTTGGAGAGAAGTCCTTCCATTGCAAAATTGTATTACACTCGTGATAACACTGGGAATGTTTGAGATGGCCTTGTGGTACTTTGATTATGCTGAGTTTAATGAAACTGGAACCAGACCTACTGGGATCACTCTCTGGGCAGTCACTTTTGGGACGGTGAAACGGACTGTGGCACGACTTGTCATTCTCATTGTCTCCATGGGTTATGGTGTTGTTAGACCTACCTTAGGTGGTCTCACATCAAAAGTTATGTTACTTGGAGGGACTTTCTTTCTTGCATCTGAAGTGCTTGAAATTATTGAAAATGTTGGTACAGTGAGTGACCGCTCAGGGAAGGCTAGACTATTTTTCGTCCTGCCGGTGGCAATTTTGGATGCTTTCTTCATTCTTTGGATATTTACCTCCCTCTCTTCCACCTTGAATAAGCTTCAG GCTAGAAGGTTGACTGCCAAGTTAGATATTTACAGGAAGTTCACAAATGCATTAGCGGTTGCAGTTATCGTGTCTGTTGGCTGGATTTGCTATGAG CTTTATTTCAAATCAAATGATGTATACAATGAGCAATGGCAGAATGCTTGGATCATCCCTGCCTTCTGGCAAGTACTGTCATTCTCCCTGTTGTGCGTCATATGTGCTCTTTGGGCGCCATCACAAAACTCAATGCG ATATGCTTATTCTTCTGAGGATGCCGAGGAAGAGTTTTACAAAGACGACACTTTGAAGCTCATAAAACCATCACCACTAGTCCCAAAGGATGTAAGGAGCCCAGGGCTCGAATCTCCCACAAGCGGCAATGGTTCACCTCATAGTGATCTTGAACAAGAAAAGACCGCCTAA
- the LOC131013105 gene encoding sm-like protein LSM1B isoform X2, with protein sequence MSSSMSWAEPADVYLSTSLASYLDTNVVLEGACERLIVGDLYCDIPLGLYVIRGENVVLIGELDPLKRELPPNMVRVSEPEIRSAQKVEREASELMGTMKKRMDFLDMD encoded by the exons ATGAGTTCATCAATGTCTTGGGCGGAACCAGCGGATGTTTATCTCTCTACTTCTCTTGCCAGTTATCTTGACA CTAATGTTGTCCTAGAAGGTGCATGTGAGCGTCTTATTGTTGGTGATCTATATTGTGACATTCCATTAGGTCTATATGTAATCCGTGGGGAAAATGTTGTCTTGATTGGGGAGCTG GACCCGCTGAAGAGGGAACTACCCCCAAATATGGTTCGTGTTTCAGAACCAGAGATAAGAAGT GCACAAAAAGTGGAGAGGGAGGCTTCAGAGCTCATGGGTACGATGAAAAAGAGGATGGATTTCCTTGATATGGATTGA
- the LOC131013105 gene encoding sm-like protein LSM1B isoform X1 has product MSSSMSWAEPADVYLSTSLASYLDKKLLVLLRDGRKLLGILRSFDQFANVVLEGACERLIVGDLYCDIPLGLYVIRGENVVLIGELDPLKRELPPNMVRVSEPEIRSAQKVEREASELMGTMKKRMDFLDMD; this is encoded by the exons ATGAGTTCATCAATGTCTTGGGCGGAACCAGCGGATGTTTATCTCTCTACTTCTCTTGCCAGTTATCTTGACA AGAAACTTCTTGTGTTACTTCGAGATGGACGGAAACTTTTAGGGATTCTTCGTTCGTTTGATCAGTTTG CTAATGTTGTCCTAGAAGGTGCATGTGAGCGTCTTATTGTTGGTGATCTATATTGTGACATTCCATTAGGTCTATATGTAATCCGTGGGGAAAATGTTGTCTTGATTGGGGAGCTG GACCCGCTGAAGAGGGAACTACCCCCAAATATGGTTCGTGTTTCAGAACCAGAGATAAGAAGT GCACAAAAAGTGGAGAGGGAGGCTTCAGAGCTCATGGGTACGATGAAAAAGAGGATGGATTTCCTTGATATGGATTGA
- the LOC131013106 gene encoding protein DEEPER ROOTING 1-like isoform X1: MKLLSWMQSKLSAGHGHRDEKNEEAPNYRLLSMDYKDEMHKHVEGIRLDSEIPECNFSSAEENELGQDIDRTIRIILGRCKHGCQNKTATGKKSLSFLVRKLFLRTTSTPTTFRDAFQESRMEKLMRAMLAKKIHPRNSSANQNAEHGFKWDKTDSEFIVLEI, encoded by the exons ATGAAG TTATTGAGCTGGATGCAAAGCAAGTTGAGTGCAGGACATGGCCATCG AGATGAAAAGAATGAAGAAGCTCCTAATTATAGGCTACTATCAATGGACTACAAAGATGAGATGCACAAACACGTTGAAGGAATTAGGTTGGATAGTGAGATTCCTGAATGTAATTTCTCATCAGCTGAGGAAAACGAATTGGGTCAAGACATTGATCGAACGATTCGGATTATTCTAGGAAGATGCAAACATGGCTGTCAGAATAAGACAGCAACGGGGAAGAAATCTTTGTCTTTTCTTGTCAGAAAACTGTTTCTCCGCACAACTTCAACTCCTACTACTTTCAGAGATGCATTTCAAGAATCCAGAATGGAGAAG CTTATGAGGGCGATGCTAGCCAAGAAAATCCACCCTCGGAATTCATCGGCAAATCAAAATGCAGAGCATGGATTTAAATGGGATAAAACCGATTCTGAAT TTATTGTGCTAGAGATTTAG
- the LOC131013106 gene encoding protein DEEPER ROOTING 1-like isoform X2 codes for MKLLSWMQSKLSAGHGHRLLSMDYKDEMHKHVEGIRLDSEIPECNFSSAEENELGQDIDRTIRIILGRCKHGCQNKTATGKKSLSFLVRKLFLRTTSTPTTFRDAFQESRMEKLMRAMLAKKIHPRNSSANQNAEHGFKWDKTDSEFIVLEI; via the exons ATGAAG TTATTGAGCTGGATGCAAAGCAAGTTGAGTGCAGGACATGGCCATCG GCTACTATCAATGGACTACAAAGATGAGATGCACAAACACGTTGAAGGAATTAGGTTGGATAGTGAGATTCCTGAATGTAATTTCTCATCAGCTGAGGAAAACGAATTGGGTCAAGACATTGATCGAACGATTCGGATTATTCTAGGAAGATGCAAACATGGCTGTCAGAATAAGACAGCAACGGGGAAGAAATCTTTGTCTTTTCTTGTCAGAAAACTGTTTCTCCGCACAACTTCAACTCCTACTACTTTCAGAGATGCATTTCAAGAATCCAGAATGGAGAAG CTTATGAGGGCGATGCTAGCCAAGAAAATCCACCCTCGGAATTCATCGGCAAATCAAAATGCAGAGCATGGATTTAAATGGGATAAAACCGATTCTGAAT TTATTGTGCTAGAGATTTAG
- the LOC131013106 gene encoding protein DEEPER ROOTING 1-like isoform X3: protein MAIVYYRDEKNEEAPNYRLLSMDYKDEMHKHVEGIRLDSEIPECNFSSAEENELGQDIDRTIRIILGRCKHGCQNKTATGKKSLSFLVRKLFLRTTSTPTTFRDAFQESRMEKLMRAMLAKKIHPRNSSANQNAEHGFKWDKTDSEFIVLEI, encoded by the exons ATGGCCATCG TATATTATAGAGATGAAAAGAATGAAGAAGCTCCTAATTATAGGCTACTATCAATGGACTACAAAGATGAGATGCACAAACACGTTGAAGGAATTAGGTTGGATAGTGAGATTCCTGAATGTAATTTCTCATCAGCTGAGGAAAACGAATTGGGTCAAGACATTGATCGAACGATTCGGATTATTCTAGGAAGATGCAAACATGGCTGTCAGAATAAGACAGCAACGGGGAAGAAATCTTTGTCTTTTCTTGTCAGAAAACTGTTTCTCCGCACAACTTCAACTCCTACTACTTTCAGAGATGCATTTCAAGAATCCAGAATGGAGAAG CTTATGAGGGCGATGCTAGCCAAGAAAATCCACCCTCGGAATTCATCGGCAAATCAAAATGCAGAGCATGGATTTAAATGGGATAAAACCGATTCTGAAT TTATTGTGCTAGAGATTTAG
- the LOC131013107 gene encoding uncharacterized protein LOC131013107 → MDSRIMATATMATAAGAAALLYYTLNKKLQSSPTTGDDDDENGAEIQVHAPLGIERVSHRLIQAPATWLETISTLSETLRFTYSETLGKWPIGDLAFGISFLLKGRYGNLQVGREFGGSDSIRLKGPEIAADLRYLLNLLTLCWHFSKKPFPKFLEETGYSQEDVILQEPKAGILKPAFTVLIDHKSKTVLLLIRGTHSIKDTLTAVTGAVVPFHHSVVCEGGVSNLVLGYAHGGMVAAARWIAKLSTPCLLTSLNKRPDYKLKIVGHSLGGGTAALLTYILRERQELSTATCVAFAPAACMTWELAESGNDCITSVINGADLVPTFSAASVDDLRAEVTASAWLNDLRNQIEHTRILSTVYRSASALGSRLPSMASAKAKVAGAGAMLRPVSSRTQVVMKRAQSMAQAAWSRPALRSWSCIGPRRRGSAAEMNCNVTEDPSESSSAPRDMSEESLIETIEETTTIIENLDLPVSSPDRRDKHKIDFTVDTEVVEDDDIMDPAKFQDRMTEVELWQQIERELYEHPESDEEEGATIKEIREEEEAAIAEVSDPQSQASVPNTKEVHRFFPAGKIMHIVTLISDETERGRDSDASSSDSDNSPEEDVEVAIFLTPRSLYSKLRLSQTMIADHFMPVYRRQIEKLIRVLENDGGASDTHSRVGDAR, encoded by the exons AT GGACTCGAGAATCATGGCAACCGCCACAATGGCCACAGCAGCTGGTGCTGCTGCACTTTTGTATTATACATTAAATAAGAAACTACAGTCAAGTCCAACAACTGGTGATGATGATGACGAAAATGGAGCCGAGATACAAGTTCATGCTCCGCTAGGGATTGAAAGAGTTTCTCATAGACTTATACAAGCTCCTGCAACATGGCTAGAAACAATTTCAACTCTGTCAGAGACCCTTAGATTCACTTATTCAGAAACTTTGGGGAAGTGGCCGATTGGTGATTTGGCTTTCGGCATCAGCTTTCTCTTAAAAGGCAGGTAT GGAAATTTACAAGTTGGCCGTGAATTTGGAGGTAGTGATAGTATACGGCTTAAAGGACCTGAAATTGCTGCTGATCTCAGATATCTTTTAAATTTGCTCACTCTGTGTTGGCATTTCTCAAAGAAACCCTTTCCTAAGTTTCTCGAGGAGACTGGCTATTCTCAAGAAGATGTTATCCTGCAAGAGCCTAAAGCTGGA ATTTTGAAGCCAGCCTTTACTGTCTTGATTGACCACAAATCAAAAACTGTCCTATTACTGATTCGTGGAACTCACAGTATAAAGGATACTTTGACAGCAGTTACCGGAGCTGTTGTGCCATTCCATCATTCAGTGGTGTGTGAGGGAGGAGTCAGCAACCTGGTTCTAGGTTATGCACATGGTGGAATGGTTGCAGCTGCTAGATGGATTGCAAAGCTTTCAACTCCTTGTCTTCTCACGTCACTTAATAAGCGACCTGATTACAAACTTAAG ATTGTAGGACATTCTCTTGGTGGCGGTACGGCTGCTCTATTAACATATATTTTGCGTGAAAGACAAGAACTATCGACTGCTACCTGTGTTGCGTTTGCTCCAG CTGCTTGTATGACGTGGGAACTGGCTGAATCTGGAAATGACTGCATTACTTCTGTAATAAATGGAGCTGATTTAGTGCCCACATTCTCGGCTGCATCAGTAGATGATTTGCGTGCTGAG GTAACAGCATCTGCTTGGTTGAATGATCTGAGAAATCAAATTGAACATACCAGAATACTTAGTACAGTTTATCGCTCCGCTTCAGCCTTGGGTTCTCGTCTTCCTTCCATGGCAAGTGCTAAAGCCAAAGTAGCTGGTGCAGGTGCAATGCTACGTCCAGTCTCCAGTCGTACTCAG GTCGTCATGAAGAGAGCTCAAAGTATGGCTCAAGCTGCTTGGTCCCGCCCAGCCCTACGGTCATGGTCTTGCATAGGCCCTCGTCGTAGAGGTTCAGCAGCTGAGATGAACTGCAATGTAACTGAAGACCCTTCAGAATCCTCATCTGCTCCAAGAGACATGTCGGAGGAGTCTTTGATCGAAACTATTGAAGAAACAACCACAATTATTGAAAATTTGGATCTTCCTGTATCTTCACCAGACAGAAGAGATAAGCATAAGATCGACTTCACTGTTGATACCGAAGTTGTGGAGGATGACGATATCATGGACCCCGCGAAGTTTCAAGATCGGATGACAGAGGTAGAGTTGTGGCAGCAAATAGAGCGTGAGCTTTATGAACATCCAGAATCCGACGAGGAGGAAGGGGCTACAATCAAAGAAATCCGGGAAGAAGAGGAAGCAGCCATTGCTGAGGTAAGTGACCCTCAATCTCAAGCCTCAGTTCCTAACACAAAGGAGGTACATAGATTTTTCCCGGCCGGCAAGATAATGCACATAGTGACACTAATTTCTGATGAGACGGAGCGAGGAAGAGATAGCGACGCTTCCTCCAGCGACTCGGATAATAGCCCGGAGGAAGACGTAGAAGTCGCGATCTTTCTCACTCCTAGGTCACTATATAGTAAACTAAGGCTCTCACAGACCATGATTGCTGATCACTTCATGCCTGTATATAGACGACAGATAGAAAAGCTGATAAGAGTACTTGAAAATGATGGGGGTGCGTCGGATACTCATAGTCGAGTCGGAGATGCTCGTTAG